A stretch of the Desulfatirhabdium butyrativorans DSM 18734 genome encodes the following:
- a CDS encoding SurA N-terminal domain-containing protein, which produces MNIYYQDFRNMKPNISRPVSTSNRVVFGFIFVFSLFLMPCRIGAEVADRIVAVVNDDIITLAELNEAMKPYEQKILSSGYTPERERQMLFKVREDILNQLIEQKLTDQEIARNKLTVSENEIDQTIERIKKANSMTDEGFRAALAREGITMAEYRKKMKEQLLRANLLNKEVKSKIVITRQDVQKYYNDHPELYQVSLTYHLETIIARPEASRTDISPSVCRNALEKLLPLLKAGKPFSEIVSAVSQPGLDIRQIDLGEYRLDVMASDIRSAVAKMKPGEYSDIIETDQGFQIFRVLNTTKGEGKSLEEATPEIENKLYKDVLDETFNKWLQELRSKSVIKIIQ; this is translated from the coding sequence ATGAACATCTATTATCAGGATTTTCGAAATATGAAGCCAAACATTTCAAGGCCCGTCTCCACATCCAATCGCGTCGTTTTTGGGTTTATCTTCGTCTTTTCCCTGTTCCTGATGCCATGCCGGATCGGTGCGGAAGTTGCCGACAGGATCGTAGCCGTTGTCAACGATGACATCATCACCCTGGCGGAGCTCAACGAGGCAATGAAGCCTTACGAGCAGAAAATCCTTTCATCGGGATATACGCCGGAAAGGGAACGGCAAATGCTCTTCAAGGTGCGGGAAGACATCCTGAACCAGTTGATCGAGCAGAAGCTTACCGATCAGGAAATTGCGCGCAACAAACTCACGGTCAGCGAAAACGAAATCGATCAGACCATCGAGCGGATCAAAAAAGCCAATTCGATGACGGATGAAGGGTTCCGGGCGGCATTGGCCAGAGAAGGGATAACGATGGCCGAATACCGAAAGAAGATGAAAGAGCAGCTTCTGCGCGCCAATTTGCTCAACAAGGAAGTCAAATCCAAGATCGTCATCACCCGGCAGGATGTGCAAAAATATTACAACGACCATCCGGAGCTCTATCAAGTCAGTTTGACCTACCATCTGGAGACGATCATTGCCCGGCCCGAAGCCTCCCGGACAGACATATCCCCGTCCGTTTGCCGGAATGCACTCGAAAAACTGCTGCCGCTTCTGAAAGCGGGAAAACCGTTTTCGGAGATTGTATCGGCCGTTTCCCAACCCGGTTTGGATATTCGGCAGATCGATCTCGGCGAATATCGCCTGGATGTGATGGCTTCCGATATCCGCAGCGCCGTCGCCAAAATGAAGCCCGGAGAGTATTCGGATATCATCGAAACCGACCAGGGATTTCAGATCTTCAGGGTGCTGAACACGACCAAGGGGGAAGGCAAATCCCTGGAAGAGGCGACACCGGAAATCGAAAACAAACTCTACAAAGACGTACTGGATGAAACGTTCAATAAATGGCTTCAGGAGCTTCGATCCAAATCCGTGATCAAGATCATCCAGTGA
- the mfd gene encoding transcription-repair coupling factor → MQNQEKNRLENVLETLRGRKSLAIEGLQGSSPAYFLSRLPGVLSQPMVIVTASHSEAERLVRDMQAYADESLSVELFPAYPSFSGKVLASSDTSSERLSVLYHLLSETGPSIVVSGMEALMQRCIPRQVLAGYAELIQVNESIDLDALIQKLISGGYNRSVVVEDAGDFAVRGGIIDVFSPLYPDPVRIELFGDLVESIRFFSASTQRTLRAGEEAVIIPAKETILSMADMDGWIHRLREQAGRQELPLGEVRQWIERIRNEGIFPGMECLLPLVYPQLDTLIDMISRHTLFVLLEPADLARSAQETVEKALGRHETACRDKRLSLHPSLLLADWEQMQKRILDRWALILQSLSWGKARDIDGMARFEMRSEETGNLRAEMENHKDKETPLLPIASFIQKLLQSGCRSCAVCATTAQADRLRALLRPYGIASQPAKGFGGMDEWRADRLWITIGRISTGFVWQEQSLAVLAEDDIFGKKHHRRKIQGPRIQTRRLVLGELQSGDLIVHPEHGIGQYEGLVRLRLEGATDEFLQLGYRDGDRLYIPVVRMNVVQKYLGIDGMVPALDKLGGKSWEKLKQQVKASVEKMAGELLHLYASRKVVEGFSFSGVDDYFRDFEAGFPYEETPDQLKAIADVIEDMQSPTPMDRLVCGDVGYGKTEIALRASFLAINNGKQVAVLVPTTVLAEQHFATFRERYRKYPVMIESLNRFRTSREQTRILEQLREGKIDIVIGTHRLLQKDVVFRDLGLVVLDEEHRFGVKDKEKLKKLRKTVDVLTLSATPIPRTLHMSLLGIRDISVIATPPEDRQSIETQICEQSDEIIVEAITKELQRGGQVFFVHNNTFSIRSMADHIRKLVPEARVGVGHGQMAEKELETVMSAFMKKELDVLVCTTIIESGLDIATANTMIVNRADKFGLAQLYQLRGRVGRSAQKAYAYLFIPPEVHLGKTALKRLQVLMEHSDIGAGLEIAMSDLKIRGGGTILGASQSGHIAAVGYDMFLKLMEEAMANLKGETILPPLEPDIHIPADAFIPESMVPDIDQRMAIYRQLSRIGRISEISEFKAELIDRFGSLPAEVTNLLLKIMLRVLCIDAGVKRIDLAGQSLLLRFSEAHQKNPFGLIDLITESQGRFSITPDQVMKVQLTRSTLAGMLAETKNILKDIIRRVNQ, encoded by the coding sequence ATGCAAAATCAAGAAAAAAATCGATTGGAAAACGTACTCGAAACCCTGAGGGGCCGAAAGAGCCTGGCCATCGAGGGATTGCAGGGTTCCTCTCCCGCCTATTTTCTTTCCAGACTGCCTGGGGTCTTGAGCCAACCCATGGTGATCGTGACCGCGAGCCATTCCGAAGCCGAACGACTGGTGCGGGACATGCAAGCCTATGCGGATGAGAGCCTGTCGGTTGAACTCTTTCCCGCCTATCCGTCATTTTCCGGAAAGGTTCTGGCATCGAGCGACACGTCATCTGAAAGACTCAGCGTACTCTATCATCTGTTGAGCGAAACCGGGCCGTCCATCGTCGTCAGCGGTATGGAAGCCTTGATGCAGCGCTGTATCCCCAGACAGGTGCTTGCCGGTTATGCGGAGCTGATCCAGGTCAATGAATCGATCGATCTGGACGCCCTCATTCAGAAGCTGATCTCGGGAGGGTACAACCGGAGCGTGGTGGTGGAGGATGCCGGTGATTTCGCCGTTCGGGGCGGCATCATCGATGTGTTTTCTCCATTGTATCCCGATCCGGTCCGCATCGAGCTTTTCGGAGACTTGGTCGAATCGATCCGCTTCTTTTCGGCATCCACCCAGCGAACCCTTCGAGCGGGCGAGGAGGCGGTGATCATTCCGGCCAAAGAGACCATCCTGAGCATGGCGGACATGGACGGATGGATTCACCGGCTGCGGGAGCAGGCAGGCAGGCAGGAGCTACCCCTGGGCGAAGTGCGCCAGTGGATCGAGCGTATCCGGAACGAAGGCATTTTCCCGGGCATGGAATGCCTGCTTCCACTGGTGTATCCGCAGCTTGACACCCTCATCGACATGATTTCACGGCACACCCTCTTTGTGCTGCTTGAACCGGCGGATCTGGCGCGATCGGCTCAGGAGACGGTGGAAAAAGCTTTGGGCCGGCATGAAACGGCCTGCCGGGACAAACGCCTCTCCCTTCATCCTTCCTTGTTGCTGGCCGATTGGGAGCAGATGCAGAAACGGATTCTGGATCGCTGGGCGCTGATACTGCAGTCACTTTCGTGGGGCAAGGCCAGAGACATCGACGGAATGGCGCGCTTCGAAATGCGTTCGGAAGAAACCGGCAATCTCCGTGCCGAAATGGAAAATCACAAGGACAAGGAGACCCCGCTTTTGCCCATCGCCTCCTTCATTCAGAAGCTGCTGCAATCGGGATGCAGGAGCTGCGCCGTATGCGCCACGACGGCTCAGGCGGATCGGCTTAGGGCCCTGTTGCGACCTTACGGGATTGCCAGCCAGCCGGCAAAAGGCTTCGGCGGGATGGATGAATGGCGGGCCGATCGGCTCTGGATCACCATCGGCCGGATTTCGACCGGTTTTGTGTGGCAGGAGCAGTCGCTTGCCGTTCTGGCCGAAGACGATATTTTCGGTAAAAAACACCATCGCCGCAAGATCCAGGGCCCCCGGATTCAAACCCGGCGGCTGGTCCTGGGCGAGCTTCAGAGCGGGGATCTGATCGTGCATCCGGAGCATGGCATCGGCCAGTACGAGGGGTTGGTGAGGCTCCGGCTGGAGGGCGCCACCGACGAATTTCTGCAGCTCGGTTACCGGGATGGCGACAGGCTCTATATTCCCGTCGTTCGCATGAACGTGGTGCAGAAATACCTCGGGATCGACGGCATGGTTCCCGCGCTTGACAAGCTGGGCGGGAAGAGCTGGGAAAAGCTCAAACAGCAGGTCAAGGCATCCGTTGAAAAAATGGCCGGTGAGCTGCTGCATTTGTATGCCAGCCGGAAAGTCGTGGAAGGGTTTTCGTTTTCTGGGGTCGATGATTACTTCAGGGATTTCGAAGCCGGTTTTCCCTACGAAGAAACGCCGGACCAGCTCAAGGCCATCGCCGATGTGATCGAGGACATGCAATCCCCCACGCCGATGGATCGGCTGGTGTGCGGCGATGTGGGGTACGGTAAAACCGAGATAGCGTTACGGGCCAGTTTTCTGGCCATCAACAACGGCAAGCAGGTCGCCGTTCTGGTGCCTACGACGGTGCTGGCCGAGCAGCATTTCGCCACATTCCGGGAACGGTACCGCAAATATCCCGTGATGATCGAAAGCCTGAACCGGTTCCGTACGTCAAGGGAACAGACCCGCATCCTGGAGCAGCTTCGGGAAGGGAAAATCGATATCGTGATCGGCACGCACAGGCTGCTGCAGAAGGATGTGGTCTTCCGGGACCTGGGTCTTGTCGTGCTGGACGAGGAGCACCGGTTCGGGGTGAAGGACAAGGAAAAACTGAAAAAGCTGCGAAAAACCGTTGACGTGCTGACCCTTTCGGCAACGCCGATTCCCAGAACCCTTCACATGTCCCTGCTCGGTATCCGGGACATTTCCGTCATCGCGACGCCCCCGGAGGACCGGCAGAGCATCGAGACGCAGATTTGCGAACAGAGCGACGAGATTATCGTAGAGGCCATCACCAAGGAGCTGCAGCGGGGCGGGCAGGTGTTTTTCGTGCACAACAACACGTTCTCCATCCGGTCGATGGCCGATCATATCCGAAAACTGGTGCCGGAGGCCCGGGTCGGTGTGGGGCACGGTCAGATGGCGGAAAAAGAGCTCGAAACCGTGATGAGCGCATTCATGAAAAAGGAGCTGGATGTCCTGGTGTGCACCACCATCATTGAATCGGGGCTGGATATTGCGACGGCCAACACGATGATCGTCAATCGGGCGGACAAGTTCGGCCTGGCGCAATTGTACCAGCTTCGGGGCCGGGTGGGGCGATCCGCCCAAAAAGCCTATGCCTATCTGTTCATTCCGCCGGAGGTCCATCTGGGGAAGACGGCGCTCAAACGGCTCCAGGTGCTGATGGAACACAGCGATATCGGCGCCGGACTCGAGATTGCCATGAGCGATCTGAAAATCCGAGGGGGCGGAACGATCCTGGGGGCTTCCCAGTCGGGCCACATTGCCGCCGTCGGCTACGACATGTTTCTCAAACTCATGGAAGAGGCCATGGCGAACCTCAAAGGGGAAACGATTCTGCCACCCCTCGAACCGGACATTCACATTCCGGCCGATGCCTTTATCCCAGAGAGCATGGTGCCGGATATCGATCAGCGCATGGCCATATACCGCCAACTGAGCCGGATAGGCCGGATCAGCGAAATCTCGGAGTTCAAGGCGGAACTGATCGATCGATTCGGCAGCCTGCCTGCCGAAGTCACCAACCTGTTGCTGAAGATCATGCTGCGTGTGCTCTGTATCGATGCCGGTGTCAAGCGAATCGATCTGGCAGGCCAGAGCCTCTTGCTCCGTTTTTCCGAAGCCCACCAGAAGAATCCCTTCGGCCTGATCGATCTCATCACCGAATCCCAGGGAAGATTTTCGATCACCCCGGATCAGGTGATGAAGGTTCAGCTCACCCGATCGACGCTTGCCGGAATGCTGGCTGAAACCAAAAACATCTTGAAAGACATCATCCGGCGTGTTAACCAATGA
- a CDS encoding amidohydrolase family protein → MDLLIQHATVVTMDAALTIIEDGSIGVQGSRIAYLGSSASEVNSPAAKTIDARGCIVMPGLINAHTHAAMTLFRGLADDLPLMDWLNHYIFPVEAKMDAEFVHIGTMLACAEMILSGTTTFCDMYLFEQEAAMAAATAGIRTLVGEVLYDFNSPSYGAIDKGFIYTQELIDTWKAHPLVSVAVEPHSLYTCSPDLLKEANAIALRNGVPLILHVAETLSELGTINERYGKKPFEHMEALGICGDHVIADHCTHLDREEMARIRHYGIRVVTNPESNMKLVSGIGPIPELIEQGTIVGLGTDGAASNNDLDMFSEMNTLAKVHKISRRDPTVMDAVTVLRCATSESARSLGMADRIGSLEVGKRADLIVIDTDKPHLTPMYNPYSHLVYCVGGSDVIHSVIDGKLVMENRRLLTLDVERLMAEANRQAKRVRGWVGE, encoded by the coding sequence ATGGATTTGCTCATTCAACATGCCACCGTCGTGACGATGGACGCAGCCCTGACGATCATCGAGGATGGATCGATCGGCGTCCAGGGCAGCCGGATCGCCTATCTCGGATCAAGCGCATCGGAAGTGAACTCTCCCGCCGCCAAAACGATCGATGCCAGGGGCTGTATCGTCATGCCCGGACTGATCAACGCCCACACCCATGCTGCGATGACCTTGTTTCGCGGACTTGCGGACGACCTGCCCCTGATGGACTGGCTGAACCATTATATTTTTCCGGTAGAAGCCAAAATGGATGCCGAATTCGTCCATATCGGAACCATGCTCGCCTGTGCCGAGATGATCCTTTCGGGAACCACAACGTTTTGTGATATGTACCTGTTCGAGCAGGAGGCTGCCATGGCTGCCGCGACGGCAGGCATCCGCACGCTGGTCGGAGAAGTCCTGTATGATTTTAATTCCCCGAGTTACGGCGCCATCGACAAGGGATTTATCTACACCCAGGAGCTGATCGACACCTGGAAGGCGCATCCGCTCGTATCCGTCGCGGTCGAACCCCATTCGCTCTATACATGCAGCCCCGATCTGCTCAAAGAGGCCAACGCCATCGCCCTTCGCAACGGTGTCCCGCTCATTCTGCACGTTGCGGAAACACTTTCGGAGCTGGGGACCATTAACGAACGATACGGGAAAAAGCCTTTCGAGCACATGGAAGCCCTGGGGATCTGCGGGGACCACGTCATCGCCGATCACTGCACCCATCTCGATCGGGAAGAAATGGCCCGTATCCGGCATTATGGCATCCGGGTGGTCACCAACCCCGAAAGCAACATGAAGCTGGTTTCCGGGATCGGACCCATACCGGAGCTCATCGAGCAGGGAACCATCGTCGGGCTGGGAACCGACGGGGCAGCATCCAACAACGATCTGGACATGTTCTCCGAAATGAACACCCTGGCCAAGGTGCACAAGATCAGCCGCCGGGATCCGACCGTGATGGATGCCGTGACTGTCCTGCGCTGCGCCACGAGCGAAAGCGCCCGGTCGCTGGGAATGGCGGACAGGATCGGATCGCTTGAGGTGGGGAAGAGGGCTGATCTTATCGTGATCGATACGGATAAACCCCATCTGACACCGATGTATAACCCCTATTCGCATCTGGTCTACTGCGTCGGCGGCTCGGATGTCATCCACAGCGTCATCGACGGCAAGCTTGTGATGGAAAACCGCAGGCTGCTCACCCTCGATGTCGAACGGCTCATGGCCGAGGCCAATCGTCAGGCCAAACGGGTTCGGGGCTGGGTCGGGGAATGA
- a CDS encoding purine-nucleoside phosphorylase encodes MNPRIAIITGTGLANLVPQTTERITIPYSDIAHFPVSTVQSHSGRLVCTRLDGIPLLIMEGRCHLYEGYDPATVTFPVRIMKALGIETLLLSNAAGGIDPSLCPGDILLIRDHINLTGENALVGEHDPAWGDRFPDMSEAYPKRLRTLATQIAADRNISCREGVYAGLKGPSLETPAEIRFLRAIGADAVGFSTVQEVIVAKQCAIEVLGLSVITNVHRPENPIASSLAEIVEVAGRTSQRLQKLITAMIPIIAGRQV; translated from the coding sequence ATGAACCCCCGAATCGCCATCATCACCGGAACCGGGCTTGCCAACCTGGTCCCGCAAACCACAGAGCGCATCACCATACCCTATTCGGACATCGCCCATTTCCCGGTTTCGACGGTACAGTCGCATTCCGGCAGGCTGGTCTGCACTCGACTGGATGGCATTCCCCTGCTGATCATGGAAGGAAGATGCCACCTGTACGAAGGGTACGATCCGGCAACGGTGACGTTTCCCGTCCGCATCATGAAAGCGCTTGGCATCGAAACACTCCTGCTCTCCAATGCAGCCGGCGGCATCGATCCATCGCTTTGCCCGGGTGATATTCTGCTCATTCGGGACCACATCAACCTGACAGGAGAGAACGCACTGGTCGGAGAGCATGATCCTGCCTGGGGAGATCGGTTTCCGGACATGAGCGAGGCATATCCGAAGCGTCTTCGAACCCTTGCGACCCAGATCGCGGCAGATCGGAACATATCCTGCCGGGAAGGTGTCTATGCGGGATTGAAGGGGCCATCCCTGGAAACACCGGCCGAAATTCGTTTCCTGCGTGCCATCGGTGCCGATGCCGTGGGTTTTTCCACCGTTCAGGAAGTCATTGTCGCCAAACAATGCGCCATCGAAGTGCTGGGGCTTTCGGTCATCACCAACGTCCATCGGCCGGAGAACCCCATCGCATCGAGCCTTGCTGAAATCGTCGAAGTTGCGGGCAGGACATCGCAGCGTCTTCAGAAGCTGATCACTGCAATGATTCCGATCATTGCCGGCCGGCAGGTTTGA